The Campylobacter concisus sequence TAAAAATAATTTCTAAATTTAAAGCCTTGCCGACGATGCCATTTTTGCCAAGCAGATAAAGTAGTAAAAATCCAGTCGCAATGGGTGGAAAGATGAGAGGAAAAGTTACGATCATCTCTAAAATAGCTCTAAATTTAGCCTTACTAAAAGCTAAATAATAAGCCAAAGCCAGCCCAAAAATAATAAGCAAAGCCCCTTGGCATAAAACGACCTTTATGCTTAAAACCAGAGGATCAAATAGCCAAGAGAGCTCTTGCAAGCTTAGCCTTATCTTATGCCAAATTTAGTGTAAATTTCTTTTGATCTCTCGCTTTTTAGCTCATTTATAAATTTCTCACAATCAGCCTTTTTATCGCATCCTTCAAGCTTCGCAGCTACAATGTTTGCTGGAGCGTAAAGCGATTTGTCTATCAAGACAAAACTACCAAATTCATCTTTGTGTGCATTTAGTTCAGTTTGGTTGATGAATCCAGTATCAACTTCGCCGTTTAATATATAAGTAACGACTTGTGGCACACCAGCAACTGCTAAAATTTTATCCTTTAGCTCGCCACTTAAATTTGCTTTTTGCATAAATTCATTCGCTCTTTTACCATAAACTGTCTTTACAGCATCTGGTATAGCGATCTTAGAAAGCGCTTTTAGCTCTTCAACTTTTTCTATTTTTACACCTTTTTTAGTAGCCAGCACCAAGGCACCTGAGCCTAAATTTACGTATTCAGCGATCTTTAGATCAGACTTTTTCAAAA is a genomic window containing:
- the modA gene encoding molybdate ABC transporter substrate-binding protein, with amino-acid sequence MKKFLLLMAAIFAFGNENLLVSAGGGYKKIVEAVAQNLKKDGVNIDTSFANITAIMAQAKEGKTDVIVGDEDFLKKSDLKIAEYVNLGSGALVLATKKGVKIEKVEELKALSKIAIPDAVKTVYGKRANEFMQKANLSGELKDKILAVAGVPQVVTYILNGEVDTGFINQTELNAHKDEFGSFVLIDKSLYAPANIVAAKLEGCDKKADCEKFINELKSERSKEIYTKFGIR